In one Apteryx mantelli isolate bAptMan1 chromosome 33, bAptMan1.hap1, whole genome shotgun sequence genomic region, the following are encoded:
- the KCNH3 gene encoding LOW QUALITY PROTEIN: potassium voltage-gated channel subfamily H member 3 (The sequence of the model RefSeq protein was modified relative to this genomic sequence to represent the inferred CDS: inserted 2 bases in 1 codon) — translation MPPMRGLLAPQNAFLDTIARRFDGTHSNFVLGNAQVPSAFPVVYCSDGFCDLTGFSRAEVMQRCCACSFLYGPDTSELLRQQLRRALDERRAFKGELVLYRKSGVPFWCLLDVVPIKNEKDEVALFLVSHKDITSTKSRSSAESAKDPGGRRRYGRAGAKGFNASRRRSRAVLYHLSGHLQKQSKSKHKLSQGVFGDKPSLPEYKVAAIRKSPFILLHYGAFKAGWDGLTLLATLYVAVTVPYSVCVGTGADEGLPGARGPPSVCDLCVEILFMLDIVLNFRTTFVSKSGQVVLEPRAISRHYLAGWFPLDLVAALPFDLLAACRVNVYVGAHLLKTVRLLRLLRLLPNLDRYSQYSAVVLSLLMVVFALLAHWVACGWFFLGQREVEGSPAALPEIGWLQELARRLETPYYLAGSNCSAAAPGNGSANCSGSGGGGGGGGLLGGPSLRSAYITSLYFALSSLTSVGFGNVSANTDTEKIFSICTMLVGALMHAVVFGNVTAIIQRMYARRFLYHSRTRDLHDYIRIHRIPRPLKRRILEYFQSTWAANNGIDTAELLQSLPEELRADIALHLHKELLQLPVFAAASRGCLRALSLGVKPSFCTPGELLIRRGDALQALYFICSGSMEVLQDGMVLAILGKGDLIGCDAGAGPRVCQANADVRGLTYCVLRRLGLRALADGLALDPDFARTFRQQLRRELSYDLGGGGGAEVSGRAALGPAPAAPPSPRLSPRPPRSDGPRVRPDAGRPTALQLHSQPWSGPPDLSPRVVDGIEGEASASDKPLFNFHLGPDCNSPSRGPGKGLLTIPPGPLEPTSADTIEKLRQAVAELSGQVLQLREGLRALRQAVQLLLLPPQLPPRPEAPVTAAALQPLRVETGGAGALPAPPAPGLRPEPXPWAWGPPAAQSSPWLRPDSFWGSLGGQDMEAGASPPRWPPAPRPPLPASSGGGGRSTLELGPPAAPWEVPSLELALMGGAQGQGPPPAQEEGTGM, via the exons ATGCCGCCGATGCGGGGCCTCCTGGCGCCGCAAAACGCCTTCCTCGACACCATCGCCCGCCGCTTCGACGGGACGC ACAGTAACTTCGTGCTGGGCAATGCCCAGGTGCCCAGCGCCTTCCCCGTCGTCTACTGCTCCGACGGCTTCTGCGACCTGACGGGCTTCTCGCGGGCCGAGGTGATGCAGCGGTGCTGCGCCTGCTCCTTCCTCTACGGCCCCGACACCAGCGAGCTGCTGCGGCAGCAGCTCCGCCGGGCCCTCGACGAGCGCCGGGCCTTCAAGGGCGAGCTCGTCCTCTACCGCAAGAGCG GTGTCCCCTTCTGGTGCCTGCTGGACGTGGTGCCCATCAAGAACGAGAAGGACGAGGTGGCCCTGTTCCTCGTGTCCCACAAGGACATCACCAGCACCAAGAGCCGCTCCAGTGCCGAGAGCGCCAAGGACCCAG GTGGGCGCCGGCGGTACGGCCGCGCCGGAGCCAAGGGCTTCAACGCCAGCCGGCGCCGGAGCCGGGCAGTTCTCTACCACCTCTCAGGGCACCtgcagaagcagagcaagagcaagCACAAGCTCAGCCAG GGTGTTTTTGGGGACAAGCCCTCGCTGCCCGAGTACAAGGTGGCCGCCATCCGCAAGTCCCCCTTCATCCTGCTGCACTACGGAGCCTTCAAGGCGGGCTGGGACGGGCTCACCCTGCTCGCCACCCTCTACGTGGCCGTCACCGTGCCCTACAGCGTCTGCGTGGGCACCGGCGCCGACGAGGGGCTCccgggcgcccgcggcccccccagCGTCTGCGACCTGTGCGTGGAAATCCTCTTCATGCTGG ACATCGTCCTCAACTTCCGCACCACCTTCGTCAGCAAGTCGGGCCAGGTGGTGCTGGAGCCCCGCGCCATCTCCCGGCACTACCTGGCCGGCTGGTTCCCGCTCGACCTGGTGGCCGCGCTGCCCTTCGACCTGCTCGCTGCCTGCCGGGTCAACGTG TACGTGGGCGCCCACCTGCTGAAGACGGtgcggctgctgcggctgctgcggctgctgcccaACCTGGACCGCTACTCGCAGTACAGCGCCGTGGTGCTCTCGCTGCTCATGGTGGTCTTCGCCCTGCTCGCCCACTGGGTCGCCTGCGGCTGGTTCTTCCTGGGGCAGCGCGAGGTGGagggcagccccgcggcgctgcccgagATCG GCTGGCTGCAGGAGCTGGCGCGGCGGCTGGAGACCCCCTACTACCTGGCGGGGAGCAACtgcagcgcggcggcgcccgggaaCGGCAGCGCCAACTgcagcgggagcggcggcggcggcggcggcggggggctgctggggggcccCTCGCTGCGCAGCGCCTACATCACCTCGCTCTACTtcgccctgagcagcctcaccagCGTGGGCTTCGGCAACGTCTCCGCCAACACCGACACCGAGAAGATCTTCTCCATCTGCACCATGCTGGTCGGGG cgCTGATGCACGCCGTGGTGTTCGGCAACGTCACGGCCATCATCCAGCGCATGTACGCGCGGCGGTTCCTGTACCACAGCCGCACGCGGGACCTGCACGACTACATCCGCATCCACCGCATCCCCCGGCCCCTCAAGCGCCGCATCCTCGAGTACTTCCAGAGCACCTGGGCGGCCAACAACGGCATCGACACGGCCGAG ctcctgcagagcctccccgaggagctgcgggCCGACATCGCCCTGCACCTGCACaaggagctgctgcagctgcccgTGTTCGCGGCGGCGAGCCGGGGCTGCCTGCGCGCCCTCTCCCTCGGCGTCAAGCCTTCCTTCTGCACGCCCGGCGAGCTGCTCATCCGCCGCGGCGACGCGCTCCAGGCCCTCTACTTCATCTGCTCCGGCTCCATGGAGGTGCTCCAGGACGGCATGGTCCTCGCCATCCTCG ggaaggGCGACCTGATCGGCTGCgacgcgggcgcggggccgcgcgtgTGTCAGGCCAACGCGGACGTGCGGGGCCTCACCTACTGCGTGCTGCGGCgcctggggctgcgggcgctggcCGACGGCCTGGCCCTCGACCCCGACTTCGCCCGCACCTTCCGCCAGCAGCTGCGCCGCGAGCTCAGCTACGACctgggcggtggcggcggcgccgaggTGAGCGGCCGCGCGGCGCTGGG cccggcccccgcggcgccccccagcccccggctctcgccccggcccccccggagcGACGGCCCCCGCGTCCGCCCCGACGCCGGGCGCCCCACGGCcctgcagctgcacagccagccttgGAGCGGCCCCCCGGACCTGAGTCCCAg GGTGGTGGACGGCATCGAGGGAGAGGCCAGCGCCTCCGACAAGCCCCTCTTCAACTTCCACCTCGGCCCTGACTGCAACAGCCCCTCCCGGGGGCCGGGTAAGG GGCTGCTCACGATCCCCCCCGGACCCCTGGAGCCAACCAGCGCCGACACCATCGAGAAGCTGCGGCAGGCG GTGGCCGAGCTGTCggggcaggtgctgcagctgcggGAAGGGCTCCGGGCGCTGCGCCAGGccgtgcagctcctgctgctgccgccgcagcTGCCCCCGCGGCCCGAGGCCCCGGTGACGGCCGCGGCCCTGCAGCCGCTGCGCGTGGAgacggggggggccggggctctGCCTGCACCACCCGCGCCGGGACTGCGCCCGGAGCC GCCCTGGGCCTGGGGCCCGCCGGCCGCCCAGAGCTCGCCCTGGCTGCGCCCCGACTccttctggggctccctggggggGCAGGACATGGAGGCGGGCGCCAGCCCCCCCAGGTGGCCGCCGGCCCCTAGGCCGCCCCTCCCCGCCTCCTCCGGGGGCGGCGG
- the SPATS2 gene encoding spermatogenesis-associated serine-rich protein 2 isoform X1: protein MSKKQNPKDPSGFVFDVQSNTVMAQGGTFENMKEKISAVRAIVPNRSNNEIVLVLQHFDNCVDKTVQAFMEGNASEVLKEWTVTGKKKNKKKKTKPKPPVESSAGLPDPSKLVSTEEEQSANSEKGGINGYHVNGCANDTESVDSLSEGLDALSIDARELEDCESAAPDMPDRTAVPELENGIADFDTKSLIMHPSQSPSSLRQRPEQRSTSRSLSRAAASNSTPTSLSVTRLEDIPVSPANKKLGSNIEKSVKDLQRCTVSLARYRVVVKEEIDASIKKMKQVFAELQSSLMDREVALLAEMDKVKAEAMEILVSRQKKAEALKKLTDVAVRMSEEQLVELRADIKHFVSERKYDEDLGRVARFTCDLDALKKSITSFGQVSHPKNSYSTRSRCSSVTAVSLSSPSETSAPSTPECASASAPSLTTASKKPSSSADAAAGNASSRPPQPQREAFQGNRRPGQGYRSQGQRHIGPPTPGRYSNANRHRNGPGHQARSKHQNSPLQPPPGSAGSPSQTHPAGASGTGASSESSRPVPSPSSAETKGLPQRKPRASHLEGANS from the exons ATCCGTCTGGGTTTGTTTTTGATGTGCAGTCCAATACTGTGATGGCCCAAGGAGGAACCTTTGAAAACATGAAGGAGAAG ATCAGTGCAGTGCGTGCGATAGTCCCTAACAGGAGCAACAATGAGATTGTCCTTGTGCTACAGCATTTTGACAACTGTGTGGACAAAACAGTGCAAGCCTTCATGGAAG GCAATGCCAGTGAAGTATTGAAAGAGTGGACTGTAACAGGCAAAAAAAAG aacaagaagaagaaaaccaAACCGAAACCTCCAGTTGAATCGAGCGCTGGCCTCCCAGACCCCAGTAAATTGGTGTCCACTGAAGAGGAGCAGTCGGCAAACTCTGAGAAGGGTGGAATTAACGGTTACCATGTCAACGGCTGTGCCAACGATACAGAGTCTGTGGACTCACTCAGCGAAGGTTTGGATGCACTTTCAATTGATGCCAGAGAACTAGAGGATTGTGAATCTGCTGCACCAGACATGCCTGATAGAACAG CAGTGCCTGAACTAGAGAATGGAATAGCAGACTTTGACACAAAATCGCTCATCATGCATCCTTCCCAGAGCCCTTCGTCTCTCAGACAGCGGCCTGAGCAGAGGAGCACTAGCAGGTCTCTGTCCAGAGCAGCAGCAAGCAACTCAACTCCCACTTCCTTGTCTGTAACACGGCTGGAAGACATTCCAGTTTCACCTGCAAACAAGAAGTTAG GTTCCAATATTGAAAAATCAGTGAAGGATCTCCAGCGATGCACTGTTTCACTGGCACGATACCGGGTTGTGGTGAAAGAGGAAATAGATGCTTCCATTAAGAAGATGAAGCAGGTCTTTGCTGAACTGCAGAGTAG CCTTATGGATCGTGAGGTGGCATTGCTGGCTGAAATGGACAAAGTGAAAGCAGAAGCaa TGGAAATTCTGGTTAGCCGAcagaagaaggcagaggccctgAAGAAGCTGACTGATGTGGCAGTGCGAATGTCAGAGGAGCAACTGGTCGAGCTCAGAGCCGATATAAAG CACTTTGTGAGCGAACGGAAATACGACGAAGACCTGGGCAGAGTGGCGCGGTTCACTTGTGACCTCGATGCTCTGAAGAAGAGCATCACCTCATTCGGGCAAG tttccCATCCAAAGAACAGCTATTCCACCAGATCCCGGTGCAGCTCTGTCACAGCTGTGTCCCTGAGCAGTCCCAGCGAGACCTCTGCTCCCTCCACCCCCGAGTGtgcctctgcctctgctccaAGCCTTACCACAGCAAGCAAGAAGCCCTCGTCCTCTGCGGATGCTGCTGCGGGGAACGCCAGCAGCCGCCCTCCCCAGCCTCAGCGAGAG GCTTTCCAGGGGAACAGGAGACCGGGACAAGGGTACAGGTCCCAGGGCCAGCGCCACATTGGTCCCCCCACCCCTGGGAGATACAGCAATGCGAACCGACACAGAAACGGGCCGGGCCATCAGGCCCGCAGCAAGCATCAAAATTCGCCCCTCCAACCTCCTCCAGGGAGTGCTGGCAGCCCCAGCCAGACTCACCCCGCGGGGGCCAGTGGAACTGGTGCCTCCTCCGAGTCCAGCCGACCTGTCCCCTCTCCCTCCAGCGCAGAAACCAAGGGGCTCCCACAGCGTAAACCAAGAGCAAGTCATCTGGAGGGAGCAAACTCCTGA
- the SPATS2 gene encoding spermatogenesis-associated serine-rich protein 2 isoform X2 codes for MSKKQNPKDPSGFVFDVQSNTVMAQGGTFENMKEKISAVRAIVPNRSNNEIVLVLQHFDNCVDKTVQAFMEGNASEVLKEWTVTGKKKNKKKKTKPKPPVESSAGLPDPSKLVSTEEEQSANSEKGGINGYHVNGCANDTESVDSLSEGLDALSIDARELEDCESAAPDMPDRTVPELENGIADFDTKSLIMHPSQSPSSLRQRPEQRSTSRSLSRAAASNSTPTSLSVTRLEDIPVSPANKKLGSNIEKSVKDLQRCTVSLARYRVVVKEEIDASIKKMKQVFAELQSSLMDREVALLAEMDKVKAEAMEILVSRQKKAEALKKLTDVAVRMSEEQLVELRADIKHFVSERKYDEDLGRVARFTCDLDALKKSITSFGQVSHPKNSYSTRSRCSSVTAVSLSSPSETSAPSTPECASASAPSLTTASKKPSSSADAAAGNASSRPPQPQREAFQGNRRPGQGYRSQGQRHIGPPTPGRYSNANRHRNGPGHQARSKHQNSPLQPPPGSAGSPSQTHPAGASGTGASSESSRPVPSPSSAETKGLPQRKPRASHLEGANS; via the exons ATCCGTCTGGGTTTGTTTTTGATGTGCAGTCCAATACTGTGATGGCCCAAGGAGGAACCTTTGAAAACATGAAGGAGAAG ATCAGTGCAGTGCGTGCGATAGTCCCTAACAGGAGCAACAATGAGATTGTCCTTGTGCTACAGCATTTTGACAACTGTGTGGACAAAACAGTGCAAGCCTTCATGGAAG GCAATGCCAGTGAAGTATTGAAAGAGTGGACTGTAACAGGCAAAAAAAAG aacaagaagaagaaaaccaAACCGAAACCTCCAGTTGAATCGAGCGCTGGCCTCCCAGACCCCAGTAAATTGGTGTCCACTGAAGAGGAGCAGTCGGCAAACTCTGAGAAGGGTGGAATTAACGGTTACCATGTCAACGGCTGTGCCAACGATACAGAGTCTGTGGACTCACTCAGCGAAGGTTTGGATGCACTTTCAATTGATGCCAGAGAACTAGAGGATTGTGAATCTGCTGCACCAGACATGCCTGATAGAACAG TGCCTGAACTAGAGAATGGAATAGCAGACTTTGACACAAAATCGCTCATCATGCATCCTTCCCAGAGCCCTTCGTCTCTCAGACAGCGGCCTGAGCAGAGGAGCACTAGCAGGTCTCTGTCCAGAGCAGCAGCAAGCAACTCAACTCCCACTTCCTTGTCTGTAACACGGCTGGAAGACATTCCAGTTTCACCTGCAAACAAGAAGTTAG GTTCCAATATTGAAAAATCAGTGAAGGATCTCCAGCGATGCACTGTTTCACTGGCACGATACCGGGTTGTGGTGAAAGAGGAAATAGATGCTTCCATTAAGAAGATGAAGCAGGTCTTTGCTGAACTGCAGAGTAG CCTTATGGATCGTGAGGTGGCATTGCTGGCTGAAATGGACAAAGTGAAAGCAGAAGCaa TGGAAATTCTGGTTAGCCGAcagaagaaggcagaggccctgAAGAAGCTGACTGATGTGGCAGTGCGAATGTCAGAGGAGCAACTGGTCGAGCTCAGAGCCGATATAAAG CACTTTGTGAGCGAACGGAAATACGACGAAGACCTGGGCAGAGTGGCGCGGTTCACTTGTGACCTCGATGCTCTGAAGAAGAGCATCACCTCATTCGGGCAAG tttccCATCCAAAGAACAGCTATTCCACCAGATCCCGGTGCAGCTCTGTCACAGCTGTGTCCCTGAGCAGTCCCAGCGAGACCTCTGCTCCCTCCACCCCCGAGTGtgcctctgcctctgctccaAGCCTTACCACAGCAAGCAAGAAGCCCTCGTCCTCTGCGGATGCTGCTGCGGGGAACGCCAGCAGCCGCCCTCCCCAGCCTCAGCGAGAG GCTTTCCAGGGGAACAGGAGACCGGGACAAGGGTACAGGTCCCAGGGCCAGCGCCACATTGGTCCCCCCACCCCTGGGAGATACAGCAATGCGAACCGACACAGAAACGGGCCGGGCCATCAGGCCCGCAGCAAGCATCAAAATTCGCCCCTCCAACCTCCTCCAGGGAGTGCTGGCAGCCCCAGCCAGACTCACCCCGCGGGGGCCAGTGGAACTGGTGCCTCCTCCGAGTCCAGCCGACCTGTCCCCTCTCCCTCCAGCGCAGAAACCAAGGGGCTCCCACAGCGTAAACCAAGAGCAAGTCATCTGGAGGGAGCAAACTCCTGA
- the SPATS2 gene encoding spermatogenesis-associated serine-rich protein 2 isoform X4 produces MAQGGTFENMKEKISAVRAIVPNRSNNEIVLVLQHFDNCVDKTVQAFMEGNASEVLKEWTVTGKKKNKKKKTKPKPPVESSAGLPDPSKLVSTEEEQSANSEKGGINGYHVNGCANDTESVDSLSEGLDALSIDARELEDCESAAPDMPDRTAVPELENGIADFDTKSLIMHPSQSPSSLRQRPEQRSTSRSLSRAAASNSTPTSLSVTRLEDIPVSPANKKLGSNIEKSVKDLQRCTVSLARYRVVVKEEIDASIKKMKQVFAELQSSLMDREVALLAEMDKVKAEAMEILVSRQKKAEALKKLTDVAVRMSEEQLVELRADIKHFVSERKYDEDLGRVARFTCDLDALKKSITSFGQVSHPKNSYSTRSRCSSVTAVSLSSPSETSAPSTPECASASAPSLTTASKKPSSSADAAAGNASSRPPQPQREAFQGNRRPGQGYRSQGQRHIGPPTPGRYSNANRHRNGPGHQARSKHQNSPLQPPPGSAGSPSQTHPAGASGTGASSESSRPVPSPSSAETKGLPQRKPRASHLEGANS; encoded by the exons ATGGCCCAAGGAGGAACCTTTGAAAACATGAAGGAGAAG ATCAGTGCAGTGCGTGCGATAGTCCCTAACAGGAGCAACAATGAGATTGTCCTTGTGCTACAGCATTTTGACAACTGTGTGGACAAAACAGTGCAAGCCTTCATGGAAG GCAATGCCAGTGAAGTATTGAAAGAGTGGACTGTAACAGGCAAAAAAAAG aacaagaagaagaaaaccaAACCGAAACCTCCAGTTGAATCGAGCGCTGGCCTCCCAGACCCCAGTAAATTGGTGTCCACTGAAGAGGAGCAGTCGGCAAACTCTGAGAAGGGTGGAATTAACGGTTACCATGTCAACGGCTGTGCCAACGATACAGAGTCTGTGGACTCACTCAGCGAAGGTTTGGATGCACTTTCAATTGATGCCAGAGAACTAGAGGATTGTGAATCTGCTGCACCAGACATGCCTGATAGAACAG CAGTGCCTGAACTAGAGAATGGAATAGCAGACTTTGACACAAAATCGCTCATCATGCATCCTTCCCAGAGCCCTTCGTCTCTCAGACAGCGGCCTGAGCAGAGGAGCACTAGCAGGTCTCTGTCCAGAGCAGCAGCAAGCAACTCAACTCCCACTTCCTTGTCTGTAACACGGCTGGAAGACATTCCAGTTTCACCTGCAAACAAGAAGTTAG GTTCCAATATTGAAAAATCAGTGAAGGATCTCCAGCGATGCACTGTTTCACTGGCACGATACCGGGTTGTGGTGAAAGAGGAAATAGATGCTTCCATTAAGAAGATGAAGCAGGTCTTTGCTGAACTGCAGAGTAG CCTTATGGATCGTGAGGTGGCATTGCTGGCTGAAATGGACAAAGTGAAAGCAGAAGCaa TGGAAATTCTGGTTAGCCGAcagaagaaggcagaggccctgAAGAAGCTGACTGATGTGGCAGTGCGAATGTCAGAGGAGCAACTGGTCGAGCTCAGAGCCGATATAAAG CACTTTGTGAGCGAACGGAAATACGACGAAGACCTGGGCAGAGTGGCGCGGTTCACTTGTGACCTCGATGCTCTGAAGAAGAGCATCACCTCATTCGGGCAAG tttccCATCCAAAGAACAGCTATTCCACCAGATCCCGGTGCAGCTCTGTCACAGCTGTGTCCCTGAGCAGTCCCAGCGAGACCTCTGCTCCCTCCACCCCCGAGTGtgcctctgcctctgctccaAGCCTTACCACAGCAAGCAAGAAGCCCTCGTCCTCTGCGGATGCTGCTGCGGGGAACGCCAGCAGCCGCCCTCCCCAGCCTCAGCGAGAG GCTTTCCAGGGGAACAGGAGACCGGGACAAGGGTACAGGTCCCAGGGCCAGCGCCACATTGGTCCCCCCACCCCTGGGAGATACAGCAATGCGAACCGACACAGAAACGGGCCGGGCCATCAGGCCCGCAGCAAGCATCAAAATTCGCCCCTCCAACCTCCTCCAGGGAGTGCTGGCAGCCCCAGCCAGACTCACCCCGCGGGGGCCAGTGGAACTGGTGCCTCCTCCGAGTCCAGCCGACCTGTCCCCTCTCCCTCCAGCGCAGAAACCAAGGGGCTCCCACAGCGTAAACCAAGAGCAAGTCATCTGGAGGGAGCAAACTCCTGA
- the SPATS2 gene encoding spermatogenesis-associated serine-rich protein 2 isoform X3, whose translation MEGNASEVLKEWTVTGKKKNKKKKTKPKPPVESSAGLPDPSKLVSTEEEQSANSEKGGINGYHVNGCANDTESVDSLSEGLDALSIDARELEDCESAAPDMPDRTAVPELENGIADFDTKSLIMHPSQSPSSLRQRPEQRSTSRSLSRAAASNSTPTSLSVTRLEDIPVSPANKKLGSNIEKSVKDLQRCTVSLARYRVVVKEEIDASIKKMKQVFAELQSSLMDREVALLAEMDKVKAEAMEILVSRQKKAEALKKLTDVAVRMSEEQLVELRADIKHFVSERKYDEDLGRVARFTCDLDALKKSITSFGQVSHPKNSYSTRSRCSSVTAVSLSSPSETSAPSTPECASASAPSLTTASKKPSSSADAAAGNASSRPPQPQREAFQGNRRPGQGYRSQGQRHIGPPTPGRYSNANRHRNGPGHQARSKHQNSPLQPPPGSAGSPSQTHPAGASGTGASSESSRPVPSPSSAETKGLPQRKPRASHLEGANS comes from the exons ATGGAAG GCAATGCCAGTGAAGTATTGAAAGAGTGGACTGTAACAGGCAAAAAAAAG aacaagaagaagaaaaccaAACCGAAACCTCCAGTTGAATCGAGCGCTGGCCTCCCAGACCCCAGTAAATTGGTGTCCACTGAAGAGGAGCAGTCGGCAAACTCTGAGAAGGGTGGAATTAACGGTTACCATGTCAACGGCTGTGCCAACGATACAGAGTCTGTGGACTCACTCAGCGAAGGTTTGGATGCACTTTCAATTGATGCCAGAGAACTAGAGGATTGTGAATCTGCTGCACCAGACATGCCTGATAGAACAG CAGTGCCTGAACTAGAGAATGGAATAGCAGACTTTGACACAAAATCGCTCATCATGCATCCTTCCCAGAGCCCTTCGTCTCTCAGACAGCGGCCTGAGCAGAGGAGCACTAGCAGGTCTCTGTCCAGAGCAGCAGCAAGCAACTCAACTCCCACTTCCTTGTCTGTAACACGGCTGGAAGACATTCCAGTTTCACCTGCAAACAAGAAGTTAG GTTCCAATATTGAAAAATCAGTGAAGGATCTCCAGCGATGCACTGTTTCACTGGCACGATACCGGGTTGTGGTGAAAGAGGAAATAGATGCTTCCATTAAGAAGATGAAGCAGGTCTTTGCTGAACTGCAGAGTAG CCTTATGGATCGTGAGGTGGCATTGCTGGCTGAAATGGACAAAGTGAAAGCAGAAGCaa TGGAAATTCTGGTTAGCCGAcagaagaaggcagaggccctgAAGAAGCTGACTGATGTGGCAGTGCGAATGTCAGAGGAGCAACTGGTCGAGCTCAGAGCCGATATAAAG CACTTTGTGAGCGAACGGAAATACGACGAAGACCTGGGCAGAGTGGCGCGGTTCACTTGTGACCTCGATGCTCTGAAGAAGAGCATCACCTCATTCGGGCAAG tttccCATCCAAAGAACAGCTATTCCACCAGATCCCGGTGCAGCTCTGTCACAGCTGTGTCCCTGAGCAGTCCCAGCGAGACCTCTGCTCCCTCCACCCCCGAGTGtgcctctgcctctgctccaAGCCTTACCACAGCAAGCAAGAAGCCCTCGTCCTCTGCGGATGCTGCTGCGGGGAACGCCAGCAGCCGCCCTCCCCAGCCTCAGCGAGAG GCTTTCCAGGGGAACAGGAGACCGGGACAAGGGTACAGGTCCCAGGGCCAGCGCCACATTGGTCCCCCCACCCCTGGGAGATACAGCAATGCGAACCGACACAGAAACGGGCCGGGCCATCAGGCCCGCAGCAAGCATCAAAATTCGCCCCTCCAACCTCCTCCAGGGAGTGCTGGCAGCCCCAGCCAGACTCACCCCGCGGGGGCCAGTGGAACTGGTGCCTCCTCCGAGTCCAGCCGACCTGTCCCCTCTCCCTCCAGCGCAGAAACCAAGGGGCTCCCACAGCGTAAACCAAGAGCAAGTCATCTGGAGGGAGCAAACTCCTGA